GATTTCCATAATGCGCACATTCGGCAGCGTGGCGCACAGGCTCGCGCTGACGAAGCTCGACAGGTGGCTGTAGTAGTTGTGCGGCGCGACATTGTGCTGATACACCTCTGCCAAATCGCCGACTTTCTTAGATTGGCTGAACCCGTTCCACGGCACGTCAATCATGAACATATCCGCCGAGTGGTTCTCGAAGTAGGGGATGTAGTCGCGCATGTAGAACAGGTTCTCGCCGGTGCAGATGCGCGTGGTCGTGGAGTCCTTAATCTGGCGCAGGCTCTTCGGTTCGTACATGTCGATTTCCATCCACAGCATGTCGAACTGCTCCAGCACCTTGGCGATGCGCAGCGCGCCCTCCGTCTTGAAGTGGAAGTTCAAGTCTAGGTTGATGTCGATGTCATCACCCACGGCGTCGCGGAATGTGCCGATGAGCTTCTCGATGTGCGGCATCAACCACTTTGGCGCGTACTGGTCGGTCGAGCCTATACCGCCGCTGAACCCGCCGCCAAAAGTCGCACCTTCGCCCGGCATGATAATGTTCGTCTTCAGCGCCGTGAAGCCGCGCTCCTTGACTTCATGCCCAAGGTCTGTGATCGACTGCCAGGAATCTATCGGCGGCACGCCAAGGATGTCGTGATGGCGCACGCGCGAACTGCCGCAGTGTGACCAGTAAACGCGCACCTTCTCGCGCGTGGGACCGCCGAACAACTCCGCGACCGATATGCCGAGCGCCTTTGCCTTGATGTCGATGAAGGCGCAGTCGAGTCCGGCGATTGCCTTAGCCGCGATGCCGCCCGGACTTTGGCGTGTAATGCGGTACATGTCCTGGAAGCGCATCTCGAACGCGCGCGGGTCCTTGCCGATGAGCAGCGGCTTCATGTCGCGTATAGTGCCCTCGATGCCGTGAGGGGAGCGCCCGTCGCTGCACTCGCCCCAGCCTGTGAT
The Chloroflexota bacterium DNA segment above includes these coding regions:
- a CDS encoding mandelate racemase/muconate lactonizing enzyme family protein, which translates into the protein MKITNIETFIVDAGWRPWMFVKVETDEGITGWGECSDGRSPHGIEGTIRDMKPLLIGKDPRAFEMRFQDMYRITRQSPGGIAAKAIAGLDCAFIDIKAKALGISVAELFGGPTREKVRVYWSHCGSSRVRHHDILGVPPIDSWQSITDLGHEVKERGFTALKTNIIMPGEGATFGGGFSGGIGSTDQYAPKWLMPHIEKLIGTFRDAVGDDIDINLDLNFHFKTEGALRIAKVLEQFDMLWMEIDMYEPKSLRQIKDSTTTRICTGENLFYMRDYIPYFENHSADMFMIDVPWNGFSQSKKVGDLAEVYQHNVAPHNYYSHLSSFVSASLCATLPNVRIMEIDIDDIPWKDELTTTVPEIIDGYMTVPTVPGWGADINEEVALAHPWDENSLSEVQTAGYKVPVR